From a single Phocoena sinus isolate mPhoSin1 chromosome 1, mPhoSin1.pri, whole genome shotgun sequence genomic region:
- the ODF2L gene encoding protein BCAP isoform X2, translating to MEKPINDGSHSEELFSHFKSIPEKEHLPRHASESHLSCLKQDILFEKTKLEATFKEAELATCSVELLLPLFKDTIEEISFENTDLSASNLKISKQKEILRKELDSFKHLKQTLEHLLRKTEHQQRGDSLSNLLEKLADKESENTTLKTKVLEKETCIQELSCLFQNEKANALKASRLSQSVKVVHERLQFQIHKKEAENDKLKEHIKSLETKISEWNLQLKKSTHEAVTMKESSRQKAIALKKASKIYKQRIKHFTGDVENLTSQIREQEAKLSETVSASNVWKSHYEKIVIEKAELEVQIETMKKQIINLLEDLKKMEDHGKNSCEEILRKLHSIEYENETLNLENTKLKATLAALKDEIASVENELLELQEVEKQQKTLIEVYKTQIQKLQEAAEMVESRCESLLQENNLITKNKNKKLKKVRAQMESHLKELEHDRDSLTAAEQRLHECQESLQHHKGKCADQAHAIRELQGQVDENHDLLTKLSLEEENYLIQLKCENLKQKLEQMDAENKELEKKLANQEGCLKHTNLEFKEKSAEYRALARQLEAAVEEGRQKVSEEIEKMSSRERALQIKILDLETELRKKNEEQNQLICKMNSQPSPVSVVLAIFLSESKSRVHT from the exons ATGGAGAAGCCTATAAATGATGGAAGTCATTCAGAAGaactcttttcccattttaaaagtaTACCAGAGAAAGAACATTTACCACGGCATGCCAGTGAAAGTCATCTCAGCTG CCTAAAGCAGGACATCCTATTTGAGAAGACCAAATTGGAAGCAACATTTAAGGAAGCCGAGTTAGCAACTTGTTCTGTAGAATTACTTTTGCCATTATTTAAGGACACCATTGAAGAGATTAGTTTTGAAAAT ACTGATCTTTCTGCATCCAATTTGAAGATTTCTAAACAGaaggaaatattaagaaaagaattagactcttttaaacatttaaaacaaactttGGAACATCTTCTTAGAAAGACAGAACACCAACAG AGAGGGGACAGTTTATCCAACTTGTTAGAGAAGCTAGCtgataaagaaagtgaaaacact ACTCTTAAGACGAAGGTACTTGAAAAGGAGACCTGTATCCAAGaactttcttgtttgtttcagaATGAAAAG GCAAATGCTTTGAAAGCAAGCCGTTTGTCACAATCAGTAAAAGTAGTACATGAACGACTACAGTTCCAAATTCataaaaaggaagcagagaatgATAAATTAAAAGAACACATAAAG AGCTTAGAAACCAAAATATCAGAATGGAACTTGCAATTGAAAAAGAGTACGCATGAGGCTGTAACGATGAAAGAATCAAGTAGGCAAAAAGCTATAGCTCTAAAAAAGGCatctaaaatttacaaacaaaGGATTAAACATTTTACTGGAGATGTGGAAAACCTTACTTCCCAAATTAGAGAGCAG GAAGCCAAGTTGTCTGAAACAGTTTCAGCTTCCAACGTCTGGAAAAGTCATTATGAGAAAATTGTAATAGAAAAAGCTGAATTGGAAGTTCAGATCGAAACaatgaaaaa GCAAATTATTAATCTTTTGGAAGACCTGAAGAAAATGGAAGACCATGGAAAAAATTCATGcgaagaaattcttagaaaacttcACTCAattgaatatgaaaatgaaactcTGAATCTtgagaatacaaaattaaag GCTACACTAGCTGCTTTGAAGGACGAGATTGCCTCTGTTGAAAATGAGCTCTTAGAATTGCAAGAagtagaaaaacaacagaaaaccctTATTGAAGTTTATAAAACTCAG atacaGAAGTTGCAAGAAGCAGCTGAAATGGTGGAAAGCAGATGTGAAAGTTTGCTACAAGAGAATAAcctaataacaaaaaacaaaaataaaaaattaaagaag GTGAGAGCCCAGATGGAGTCTCATCTGAAGGAGTTAGAGCACGACCGCGATTCCTTGACAGCAGCAGAACAGAGGCTTCACGAGTGTCAGGAGAGCCTGCAGCACCACAAGGGGAAATGTGCAGACCAAGCACACGCCATTAGGGAGCTTCAGGGCCAG gttGATGAAAATCATGATCTTCTGACAAAGCTTTCTCTGGAAGAGGAAAATTATCTTATTCAGTTGAAATGTGAAAACCTTAAACA aaaattagaacagATGGATGCAGAAAATAAAGAGCTTGAAAAGAAGCTGGCAAACCAAGAAGGATGTCTTAAGCATACCAATCTTGAGTTTAAAGAGAAATCTGCAGAATACAGAGCATTGGCCAGACAGCTGGAAGCTGCTGTAGAAGAAGGAAGACAAAAG gtttctgaagaaatagagaaaatgtcATCTAGAGAAAGGgctttacaaattaaaatattagatcTGGAAACTGagcttagaaagaaaaatgaagaacaaaatcaacttatttgcaaaatgaaCAGT CAACCATCTCCTGTTTCTGTTGTGTTGGCCATCTTTCTTTCCGAGAGCAAGAGCC
- the ODF2L gene encoding protein BCAP isoform X4 translates to MEKPINDGSHSEELFSHFKSIPEKEHLPRHASESHLSCLKQDILFEKTKLEATFKEAELATCSVELLLPLFKDTIEEISFENTDLSASNLKISKQKEILRKELDSFKHLKQTLEHLLRKTEHQQRGDSLSNLLEKLADKESENTTLKTKVLEKETCIQELSCLFQNEKANALKASRLSQSVKVVHERLQFQIHKKEAENDKLKEHIKSLETKISEWNLQLKKSTHEAVTMKESSRQKAIALKKASKIYKQRIKHFTGDVENLTSQIREQEAKLSETVSASNVWKSHYEKIVIEKAELEVQIETMKKQIINLLEDLKKMEDHGKNSCEEILRKLHSIEYENETLNLENTKLKATLAALKDEIASVENELLELQEVEKQQKTLIEVYKTQIQKLQEAAEMVESRCESLLQENNLITKNKNKKLKKVDENHDLLTKLSLEEENYLIQLKCENLKQKLEQMDAENKELEKKLANQEGCLKHTNLEFKEKSAEYRALARQLEAAVEEGRQKVSEEIEKMSSRERALQIKILDLETELRKKNEEQNQLICKMNSKAQHQEVCLKEIQHSLEKSENQNESIKNYLQFLKTSYVTMFG, encoded by the exons ATGGAGAAGCCTATAAATGATGGAAGTCATTCAGAAGaactcttttcccattttaaaagtaTACCAGAGAAAGAACATTTACCACGGCATGCCAGTGAAAGTCATCTCAGCTG CCTAAAGCAGGACATCCTATTTGAGAAGACCAAATTGGAAGCAACATTTAAGGAAGCCGAGTTAGCAACTTGTTCTGTAGAATTACTTTTGCCATTATTTAAGGACACCATTGAAGAGATTAGTTTTGAAAAT ACTGATCTTTCTGCATCCAATTTGAAGATTTCTAAACAGaaggaaatattaagaaaagaattagactcttttaaacatttaaaacaaactttGGAACATCTTCTTAGAAAGACAGAACACCAACAG AGAGGGGACAGTTTATCCAACTTGTTAGAGAAGCTAGCtgataaagaaagtgaaaacact ACTCTTAAGACGAAGGTACTTGAAAAGGAGACCTGTATCCAAGaactttcttgtttgtttcagaATGAAAAG GCAAATGCTTTGAAAGCAAGCCGTTTGTCACAATCAGTAAAAGTAGTACATGAACGACTACAGTTCCAAATTCataaaaaggaagcagagaatgATAAATTAAAAGAACACATAAAG AGCTTAGAAACCAAAATATCAGAATGGAACTTGCAATTGAAAAAGAGTACGCATGAGGCTGTAACGATGAAAGAATCAAGTAGGCAAAAAGCTATAGCTCTAAAAAAGGCatctaaaatttacaaacaaaGGATTAAACATTTTACTGGAGATGTGGAAAACCTTACTTCCCAAATTAGAGAGCAG GAAGCCAAGTTGTCTGAAACAGTTTCAGCTTCCAACGTCTGGAAAAGTCATTATGAGAAAATTGTAATAGAAAAAGCTGAATTGGAAGTTCAGATCGAAACaatgaaaaa GCAAATTATTAATCTTTTGGAAGACCTGAAGAAAATGGAAGACCATGGAAAAAATTCATGcgaagaaattcttagaaaacttcACTCAattgaatatgaaaatgaaactcTGAATCTtgagaatacaaaattaaag GCTACACTAGCTGCTTTGAAGGACGAGATTGCCTCTGTTGAAAATGAGCTCTTAGAATTGCAAGAagtagaaaaacaacagaaaaccctTATTGAAGTTTATAAAACTCAG atacaGAAGTTGCAAGAAGCAGCTGAAATGGTGGAAAGCAGATGTGAAAGTTTGCTACAAGAGAATAAcctaataacaaaaaacaaaaataaaaaattaaagaag gttGATGAAAATCATGATCTTCTGACAAAGCTTTCTCTGGAAGAGGAAAATTATCTTATTCAGTTGAAATGTGAAAACCTTAAACA aaaattagaacagATGGATGCAGAAAATAAAGAGCTTGAAAAGAAGCTGGCAAACCAAGAAGGATGTCTTAAGCATACCAATCTTGAGTTTAAAGAGAAATCTGCAGAATACAGAGCATTGGCCAGACAGCTGGAAGCTGCTGTAGAAGAAGGAAGACAAAAG gtttctgaagaaatagagaaaatgtcATCTAGAGAAAGGgctttacaaattaaaatattagatcTGGAAACTGagcttagaaagaaaaatgaagaacaaaatcaacttatttgcaaaatgaaCAGT aaagcaCAACATCAGGAAGTATGTTTGAAAGAAATACAGCATAGTCTTGAAAAGTCGGAGAATCAAAATGAGAGTATTAAGAATTATTTACAGTTTCTTAAAACTTCTTATGTAACAATGTTTGGATAA
- the ODF2L gene encoding protein BCAP isoform X3, protein MEKPINDGSHSEELFSHFKSIPEKEHLPRHASESHLSCLKQDILFEKTKLEATFKEAELATCSVELLLPLFKDTIEEISFENTDLSASNLKISKQKEILRKELDSFKHLKQTLEHLLRKTEHQQRGDSLSNLLEKLADKESENTTLKTKVLEKETCIQELSCLFQNEKANALKASRLSQSVKVVHERLQFQIHKKEAENDKLKEHIKSLETKISEWNLQLKKSTHEAVTMKESSRQKAIALKKASKIYKQRIKHFTGDVENLTSQIREQEAKLSETVSASNVWKSHYEKIVIEKAELEVQIETMKKQIINLLEDLKKMEDHGKNSCEEILRKLHSIEYENETLNLENTKLKATLAALKDEIASVENELLELQEVEKQQKTLIEVYKTQIQKLQEAAEMVESRCESLLQENNLITKNKNKKLKKVRAQMESHLKELEHDRDSLTAAEQRLHECQESLQHHKGKCADQAHAIRELQGQVDENHDLLTKLSLEEENYLIQLKCENLKQKLEQMDAENKELEKKLANQEGCLKHTNLEFKEKSAEYRALARQLEAAVEEGRQKKAQHQEVCLKEIQHSLEKSENQNESIKNYLQFLKTSYVTMFG, encoded by the exons ATGGAGAAGCCTATAAATGATGGAAGTCATTCAGAAGaactcttttcccattttaaaagtaTACCAGAGAAAGAACATTTACCACGGCATGCCAGTGAAAGTCATCTCAGCTG CCTAAAGCAGGACATCCTATTTGAGAAGACCAAATTGGAAGCAACATTTAAGGAAGCCGAGTTAGCAACTTGTTCTGTAGAATTACTTTTGCCATTATTTAAGGACACCATTGAAGAGATTAGTTTTGAAAAT ACTGATCTTTCTGCATCCAATTTGAAGATTTCTAAACAGaaggaaatattaagaaaagaattagactcttttaaacatttaaaacaaactttGGAACATCTTCTTAGAAAGACAGAACACCAACAG AGAGGGGACAGTTTATCCAACTTGTTAGAGAAGCTAGCtgataaagaaagtgaaaacact ACTCTTAAGACGAAGGTACTTGAAAAGGAGACCTGTATCCAAGaactttcttgtttgtttcagaATGAAAAG GCAAATGCTTTGAAAGCAAGCCGTTTGTCACAATCAGTAAAAGTAGTACATGAACGACTACAGTTCCAAATTCataaaaaggaagcagagaatgATAAATTAAAAGAACACATAAAG AGCTTAGAAACCAAAATATCAGAATGGAACTTGCAATTGAAAAAGAGTACGCATGAGGCTGTAACGATGAAAGAATCAAGTAGGCAAAAAGCTATAGCTCTAAAAAAGGCatctaaaatttacaaacaaaGGATTAAACATTTTACTGGAGATGTGGAAAACCTTACTTCCCAAATTAGAGAGCAG GAAGCCAAGTTGTCTGAAACAGTTTCAGCTTCCAACGTCTGGAAAAGTCATTATGAGAAAATTGTAATAGAAAAAGCTGAATTGGAAGTTCAGATCGAAACaatgaaaaa GCAAATTATTAATCTTTTGGAAGACCTGAAGAAAATGGAAGACCATGGAAAAAATTCATGcgaagaaattcttagaaaacttcACTCAattgaatatgaaaatgaaactcTGAATCTtgagaatacaaaattaaag GCTACACTAGCTGCTTTGAAGGACGAGATTGCCTCTGTTGAAAATGAGCTCTTAGAATTGCAAGAagtagaaaaacaacagaaaaccctTATTGAAGTTTATAAAACTCAG atacaGAAGTTGCAAGAAGCAGCTGAAATGGTGGAAAGCAGATGTGAAAGTTTGCTACAAGAGAATAAcctaataacaaaaaacaaaaataaaaaattaaagaag GTGAGAGCCCAGATGGAGTCTCATCTGAAGGAGTTAGAGCACGACCGCGATTCCTTGACAGCAGCAGAACAGAGGCTTCACGAGTGTCAGGAGAGCCTGCAGCACCACAAGGGGAAATGTGCAGACCAAGCACACGCCATTAGGGAGCTTCAGGGCCAG gttGATGAAAATCATGATCTTCTGACAAAGCTTTCTCTGGAAGAGGAAAATTATCTTATTCAGTTGAAATGTGAAAACCTTAAACA aaaattagaacagATGGATGCAGAAAATAAAGAGCTTGAAAAGAAGCTGGCAAACCAAGAAGGATGTCTTAAGCATACCAATCTTGAGTTTAAAGAGAAATCTGCAGAATACAGAGCATTGGCCAGACAGCTGGAAGCTGCTGTAGAAGAAGGAAGACAAAAG aaagcaCAACATCAGGAAGTATGTTTGAAAGAAATACAGCATAGTCTTGAAAAGTCGGAGAATCAAAATGAGAGTATTAAGAATTATTTACAGTTTCTTAAAACTTCTTATGTAACAATGTTTGGATAA
- the ODF2L gene encoding protein BCAP isoform X1 → MEKPINDGSHSEELFSHFKSIPEKEHLPRHASESHLSCLKQDILFEKTKLEATFKEAELATCSVELLLPLFKDTIEEISFENTDLSASNLKISKQKEILRKELDSFKHLKQTLEHLLRKTEHQQRGDSLSNLLEKLADKESENTTLKTKVLEKETCIQELSCLFQNEKANALKASRLSQSVKVVHERLQFQIHKKEAENDKLKEHIKSLETKISEWNLQLKKSTHEAVTMKESSRQKAIALKKASKIYKQRIKHFTGDVENLTSQIREQEAKLSETVSASNVWKSHYEKIVIEKAELEVQIETMKKQIINLLEDLKKMEDHGKNSCEEILRKLHSIEYENETLNLENTKLKATLAALKDEIASVENELLELQEVEKQQKTLIEVYKTQIQKLQEAAEMVESRCESLLQENNLITKNKNKKLKKVRAQMESHLKELEHDRDSLTAAEQRLHECQESLQHHKGKCADQAHAIRELQGQVDENHDLLTKLSLEEENYLIQLKCENLKQKLEQMDAENKELEKKLANQEGCLKHTNLEFKEKSAEYRALARQLEAAVEEGRQKVSEEIEKMSSRERALQIKILDLETELRKKNEEQNQLICKMNSKAQHQEVCLKEIQHSLEKSENQNESIKNYLQFLKTSYVTMFG, encoded by the exons ATGGAGAAGCCTATAAATGATGGAAGTCATTCAGAAGaactcttttcccattttaaaagtaTACCAGAGAAAGAACATTTACCACGGCATGCCAGTGAAAGTCATCTCAGCTG CCTAAAGCAGGACATCCTATTTGAGAAGACCAAATTGGAAGCAACATTTAAGGAAGCCGAGTTAGCAACTTGTTCTGTAGAATTACTTTTGCCATTATTTAAGGACACCATTGAAGAGATTAGTTTTGAAAAT ACTGATCTTTCTGCATCCAATTTGAAGATTTCTAAACAGaaggaaatattaagaaaagaattagactcttttaaacatttaaaacaaactttGGAACATCTTCTTAGAAAGACAGAACACCAACAG AGAGGGGACAGTTTATCCAACTTGTTAGAGAAGCTAGCtgataaagaaagtgaaaacact ACTCTTAAGACGAAGGTACTTGAAAAGGAGACCTGTATCCAAGaactttcttgtttgtttcagaATGAAAAG GCAAATGCTTTGAAAGCAAGCCGTTTGTCACAATCAGTAAAAGTAGTACATGAACGACTACAGTTCCAAATTCataaaaaggaagcagagaatgATAAATTAAAAGAACACATAAAG AGCTTAGAAACCAAAATATCAGAATGGAACTTGCAATTGAAAAAGAGTACGCATGAGGCTGTAACGATGAAAGAATCAAGTAGGCAAAAAGCTATAGCTCTAAAAAAGGCatctaaaatttacaaacaaaGGATTAAACATTTTACTGGAGATGTGGAAAACCTTACTTCCCAAATTAGAGAGCAG GAAGCCAAGTTGTCTGAAACAGTTTCAGCTTCCAACGTCTGGAAAAGTCATTATGAGAAAATTGTAATAGAAAAAGCTGAATTGGAAGTTCAGATCGAAACaatgaaaaa GCAAATTATTAATCTTTTGGAAGACCTGAAGAAAATGGAAGACCATGGAAAAAATTCATGcgaagaaattcttagaaaacttcACTCAattgaatatgaaaatgaaactcTGAATCTtgagaatacaaaattaaag GCTACACTAGCTGCTTTGAAGGACGAGATTGCCTCTGTTGAAAATGAGCTCTTAGAATTGCAAGAagtagaaaaacaacagaaaaccctTATTGAAGTTTATAAAACTCAG atacaGAAGTTGCAAGAAGCAGCTGAAATGGTGGAAAGCAGATGTGAAAGTTTGCTACAAGAGAATAAcctaataacaaaaaacaaaaataaaaaattaaagaag GTGAGAGCCCAGATGGAGTCTCATCTGAAGGAGTTAGAGCACGACCGCGATTCCTTGACAGCAGCAGAACAGAGGCTTCACGAGTGTCAGGAGAGCCTGCAGCACCACAAGGGGAAATGTGCAGACCAAGCACACGCCATTAGGGAGCTTCAGGGCCAG gttGATGAAAATCATGATCTTCTGACAAAGCTTTCTCTGGAAGAGGAAAATTATCTTATTCAGTTGAAATGTGAAAACCTTAAACA aaaattagaacagATGGATGCAGAAAATAAAGAGCTTGAAAAGAAGCTGGCAAACCAAGAAGGATGTCTTAAGCATACCAATCTTGAGTTTAAAGAGAAATCTGCAGAATACAGAGCATTGGCCAGACAGCTGGAAGCTGCTGTAGAAGAAGGAAGACAAAAG gtttctgaagaaatagagaaaatgtcATCTAGAGAAAGGgctttacaaattaaaatattagatcTGGAAACTGagcttagaaagaaaaatgaagaacaaaatcaacttatttgcaaaatgaaCAGT aaagcaCAACATCAGGAAGTATGTTTGAAAGAAATACAGCATAGTCTTGAAAAGTCGGAGAATCAAAATGAGAGTATTAAGAATTATTTACAGTTTCTTAAAACTTCTTATGTAACAATGTTTGGATAA
- the ODF2L gene encoding protein BCAP isoform X5, producing the protein MEKPINDGSHSEELFSHFKSIPEKEHLPRHASESHLSCLKQDILFEKTKLEATFKEAELATCSVELLLPLFKDTIEEISFENTDLSASNLKISKQKEILRKELDSFKHLKQTLEHLLRKTEHQQRGDSLSNLLEKLADKESENTTLKTKVLEKETCIQELSCLFQNEKANALKASRLSQSVKVVHERLQFQIHKKEAENDKLKEHIKSLETKISEWNLQLKKSTHEAVTMKESSRQKAIALKKASKIYKQRIKHFTGDVENLTSQIREQEAKLSETVSASNVWKSHYEKIVIEKAELEVQIETMKKQIINLLEDLKKMEDHGKNSCEEILRKLHSIEYENETLNLENTKLKATLAALKDEIASVENELLELQEVEKQQKTLIEVYKTQIQKLQEAAEMVESRCESLLQENNLITKNKNKKLKKVRAQMESHLKELEHDRDSLTAAEQRLHECQESLQHHKGKCADQAHAIRELQGQVDENHDLLTKLSLEEENYLIQLKCENLKQKLEQMDAENKELEKKLANQEGCLKHTNLEFKEKSAEYRALARQLEAAVEEGRQKGSTPSLETLSLVIKAC; encoded by the exons ATGGAGAAGCCTATAAATGATGGAAGTCATTCAGAAGaactcttttcccattttaaaagtaTACCAGAGAAAGAACATTTACCACGGCATGCCAGTGAAAGTCATCTCAGCTG CCTAAAGCAGGACATCCTATTTGAGAAGACCAAATTGGAAGCAACATTTAAGGAAGCCGAGTTAGCAACTTGTTCTGTAGAATTACTTTTGCCATTATTTAAGGACACCATTGAAGAGATTAGTTTTGAAAAT ACTGATCTTTCTGCATCCAATTTGAAGATTTCTAAACAGaaggaaatattaagaaaagaattagactcttttaaacatttaaaacaaactttGGAACATCTTCTTAGAAAGACAGAACACCAACAG AGAGGGGACAGTTTATCCAACTTGTTAGAGAAGCTAGCtgataaagaaagtgaaaacact ACTCTTAAGACGAAGGTACTTGAAAAGGAGACCTGTATCCAAGaactttcttgtttgtttcagaATGAAAAG GCAAATGCTTTGAAAGCAAGCCGTTTGTCACAATCAGTAAAAGTAGTACATGAACGACTACAGTTCCAAATTCataaaaaggaagcagagaatgATAAATTAAAAGAACACATAAAG AGCTTAGAAACCAAAATATCAGAATGGAACTTGCAATTGAAAAAGAGTACGCATGAGGCTGTAACGATGAAAGAATCAAGTAGGCAAAAAGCTATAGCTCTAAAAAAGGCatctaaaatttacaaacaaaGGATTAAACATTTTACTGGAGATGTGGAAAACCTTACTTCCCAAATTAGAGAGCAG GAAGCCAAGTTGTCTGAAACAGTTTCAGCTTCCAACGTCTGGAAAAGTCATTATGAGAAAATTGTAATAGAAAAAGCTGAATTGGAAGTTCAGATCGAAACaatgaaaaa GCAAATTATTAATCTTTTGGAAGACCTGAAGAAAATGGAAGACCATGGAAAAAATTCATGcgaagaaattcttagaaaacttcACTCAattgaatatgaaaatgaaactcTGAATCTtgagaatacaaaattaaag GCTACACTAGCTGCTTTGAAGGACGAGATTGCCTCTGTTGAAAATGAGCTCTTAGAATTGCAAGAagtagaaaaacaacagaaaaccctTATTGAAGTTTATAAAACTCAG atacaGAAGTTGCAAGAAGCAGCTGAAATGGTGGAAAGCAGATGTGAAAGTTTGCTACAAGAGAATAAcctaataacaaaaaacaaaaataaaaaattaaagaag GTGAGAGCCCAGATGGAGTCTCATCTGAAGGAGTTAGAGCACGACCGCGATTCCTTGACAGCAGCAGAACAGAGGCTTCACGAGTGTCAGGAGAGCCTGCAGCACCACAAGGGGAAATGTGCAGACCAAGCACACGCCATTAGGGAGCTTCAGGGCCAG gttGATGAAAATCATGATCTTCTGACAAAGCTTTCTCTGGAAGAGGAAAATTATCTTATTCAGTTGAAATGTGAAAACCTTAAACA aaaattagaacagATGGATGCAGAAAATAAAGAGCTTGAAAAGAAGCTGGCAAACCAAGAAGGATGTCTTAAGCATACCAATCTTGAGTTTAAAGAGAAATCTGCAGAATACAGAGCATTGGCCAGACAGCTGGAAGCTGCTGTAGAAGAAGGAAGACAAAAG